A genomic region of Palaemon carinicauda isolate YSFRI2023 chromosome 22, ASM3689809v2, whole genome shotgun sequence contains the following coding sequences:
- the LOC137616042 gene encoding uncharacterized protein, which translates to MENSSAAVSMEMGKAKFMSEHLKATPAGGDVHLEAKGEASSLESVMAEINKLDAECQFERALLLMEIHPLFVDIQIRKTKLLVKTEQDAAAQEIFSDLLSHDDSNVQALLAFGFFLASKDEMKKAKQYFRKALNLSAEGDPNWKRAQRGLILTSRAWDKGHCRYWILKRKAQCFSSTSKKRSFFFQGKAAHRRGWHAQAKACFEMSMQSGGYKDDCLRWAFCCVALGDFEEALKFFRKRPDTYDRVLQLIEELQKVNDGQCPYKILHLRVGSKLRDVRYAYDRRMKDVESPEELQRLRKGFLLLADYETKMEYDSTHLEVDSYLPK; encoded by the coding sequence ATGGAGAATTCTTCTGCAGCAGTTTCAATGGAGATGGGAAAGGCCAAGTTCATGAGCGAGCATCTGAAGGCTACTCCGGCTGGAGGCGATGTTCATCTGGAAGCAAAAGGAGAGGCATCTTCCCTGGAATCTGTCATGGCTGAAATCAACAAGCTTGATGCCGAGTGCCAGTTCGAGCGAGCTCTGCTCTTGATGGAGATTCATCCCTTGTTTGTTGACATCCAAATCAGGAAGACAAAATTACTCGTCAAAACGGAACAAGATGCAGCTGCCCAGGAGATCTTTTCGGATTTACTTTCCCATGATGACAGCAATGTCCAGGCTCTTTTGGCTTTTGGATTCTTTCTGGCCTCGAAGGATGAAATGAAAAAAGCCAAGCAATACTTTCGAAAGGCGCTGAATCTATCTGCTGAAGGGGACCCCAATTGGAAGAGGGCACAGAGAGGCCTCATCTTGACGAGCCGTGCTTGGGATAAAGGACATTGCAGGTACTGGATTCTTAAGAGGAAAGCCCAGTGCTTCTCATCAACGTCCAAGAAGAGGTCTTTCTTCTTCCAGGGGAAGGCTGCTCACCGCCGGGGATGGCACGCCCAGGCAAAGGCCTGCTTTGAAATGTCGATGCAGAGTGGCGGTTACAAGGACGACTGCCTCAGGTGGGCTTTTTGTTGCGTTGCATTGGGCGACTTTGAAGAGGCTCTGAAGTTCTTCAGGAAGAGGCCCGATACCTACGATAGAGTTTTGCAGTTGattgaggagttgcagaaggtgaATGATGGGCAGTGTCCTTACAAGATACTGCATCTGAGAGTAGGATCTAAGCTGCGAGATGTGAGGTACGCTTACGACCGACGGATGAAAGACGTTGAGTCGCCGGAAGAGTTGCAGAGACTGCGCAAAGGATTCTTGCTGTTGGCCGACTATGAGACGAAGATGGAGTATGATTCCACGCATTTAGAAGTGGATAGTTACTTGCCAAAGTAA